The region CGGCCTCACCCGGCGAGCGCGGACATCCAGTCCTCGATCTCGTCCGCGCGGCGCGGCAGCGCGGCCGACATCAACCGGGCGCCGTCGGACGTGATCACCAGGTCGTCCTCGATGCGGACGCCGATCCCGCGCAGCTCCGGCGGCAGCGTCAGGTCGTCGGGCTGGAGATAGAGCCCCGGCTCGACGGTCAGCACCTGGCCCTCCTCCAGCACGCCGTCGAGGTAACTCTCCGCCCGCGCCCGTGCGCAGTCGTGCACGTCGAGGCCGAGCATGTGGCCGCTGCTGCACAACGTGTAGCGCCGGTGCAGCCCCGCGCCGGCCTGCGCCCGCGTGAGCAGCCCCCACTCGACCAGGCCGTCGGAGATGACCCGCATCGCGGTCTCGTGGAAGTCGCGGAAGCGCGCCCCCGGGCGCAGCTCGGCGATGGCCGCCGTCTGCGCCTCGTACACCAGGTCGTACACCTGCCGCTGCACCGGGCCGAACCGGCCCGACAGCGGCAGCGTGCGGGTGACGTCGGCCGTGTAGAGGTTGTCGCCCTCGACCCCGGCGTCGAGCAGGAGCATCTCGGCGGGGTCGAGCCGCCCGTCGTTGCGGATCCAGTGCAGCACGCAGGCGTGCGCCCCCGAGGCCACGATGGACTGGTAGCCCACCGCGTTGCCCTCCAGTCGCGAGCGCAGCCCGAAGACACCCTCGACGTACCGCTCACCGCGCGGGTGCGCGACGGCCGCGGGCAGCGCGCGCACGACGTCCTCGAACCCGCGCACGGTCGCGTCCACCGCCTGCTGCAACTCCGCGATCTCCCACTCGTCCTTGACCAGCCGCAGCTCCGCCAGGACCGCGGCGAGTTCGGCGTCGCCGTCCGCGGGGGAGACCAGCGCGTCGACCGAGGCGTCCACCCCGCGCAGCACCCGGGCCGGGCCGCGCAGCGCCGACGGCAGGTCGTCGATGGGCGCGCACTCGATCTGGTACGCCGCCTCGGCCTCGGCGAGGCCGGGCCGGCGGCCCACCCAGAACTCGCCGTACCGCCGGTCGCGGTAGAACTCCTGCGACCCGGCGCGGGACGGGCGGGGGCGCAGGAAGAGCCGCGCCTCGCCGGACGGCTCGACGACCAGGACCTCGTCGGGCTCCTGGGCGCCCGTCAGGTACGCGAACGCGCTGTGCGCCCGGAACCGGTGGTCGTCGTCGTTGCTGCGCGCGAGCAGGGTGCCCGAAGGGACGACCAGCCGCTCGCCGGGCAGCCGCTCGGCGAGCCGCGCCCGCCGCTTGGCCGCGTACGCGGCGACGGGCAGCGGCGCGGGCGCGGTCTCCCCGGCGGCGGCCCAGCCGCCCCGCATGAACTCGTCCAGCGCCGCCGGGATCGGGAGATCGTGACTCCCCGTGTTGAGCTGCCTGCCGGTCATCGATCATCTCCAGGTCACGGCGATATTTGGCCATCGTAGGGGTGTAGGCCCTTGACGAGGGAGGACGGCCGCTGTTGCCTGGGGAAACAGGATGTGCCGTGCCGGGCGGCCGGCGCGGGAGACAGGGGGCGGGTCCCCCGAGTGCCCCTGGAAGGCGGTGTCGATGCTCATCGGGACGATCTTGCAGAGCAAGGGAACAGGCGTGGCGACCGTTCCACCGGACGCGACGGTGTCAGAGCTTCTCGCCCGGCTGGCGGAGCTGAACATCGGTGCGGTGGTGGTGTCGGAGGACGGCCTGTCCATCGACGGCATCGTGTCGGAGCGCGACGTCGTCCGGCGGCTGCACGAGCACGGGGCCGCGCTGCTCGGCCGGCCCGTCTCGTCGATCATGACCGCGGAGGTGCGCACCTGCGGCCCGGACGCCAACGTGGACGACCTGCGCCGCACGATGACCAACCACCGGATCCGGCACGTGCCCGTGGTCAGGGACGGCCGCCTGGCGGGCATCGTCAGCATCGGCGACGTGGTCAAGACCTCGATCCAGGAACTGGAGAGCGAGCGGGAGGCCCTGGTCGGCTACATCAACGGCTGACGGCTCACTCCACGGGGCGGGGCAGCCTTCGGCCGCCTCGCCCCGTGCCTTCGCGCGGGCACCGATCTAGACTGGCTCGGGTGAAGCTGAAGCTGGATCTCCACGACATCTACAACAAGGGCGGCGAGATCGACCGGGCGCTGCACGGCATCATCCAGGAGGCCATACGCAAGAAGGCGACCCAGGTGGAGATCATCCCTGGCAAGGGATCCGGCCAGCTCAAGAAGAAGGTGCTGCGCTTCCTGGAGAAGAAGGAGATCAAGGCGGTCTACCACCGGATCGACAAGGACGCCAAGAACCACGGCCGCCTGTTCGTCTACTTCCAGTGGAAGTAAGAGCATCTCTCGTCTGCCAGCGTAAACGCCCTGTTGATCTCCGCTAGGGCACAACCAGGGCACTCGGCCTGGTCTGCTCCTGGGTGAAGAACGCGTCCATGGCCTTGCGCGCCCGATCCGCTGCGTTCGGCATCAGGTGGGTGTACGTCCGGAGCGTGAAACCAGGGTCGGCGTGTCCGAGGTATTCCGCCTACGGATGTCCACCCCGGCACCGAGCCACGCCGACGCCGCAGTGTGCCGCAACACATGGCATCCGTGTTCGCGGTGAGACTTCTGGCGCTCTCCTTTGGCCGGCGGGGGCACGATGCGCGCACGCTCAAGACCGACACGCCACGTGTGGTTGAACGTGTTGCGATGCAGGGCACCACCATTCGGGCCGGGGAACAGAAGCTCCACCGTCACCAGGCCGCTCCCAGGCTTGCCCTTCTCGACCCACGGCAGCGTGACCGTGACCGGCGGGTGCTGAGCGATGTGCGCGCTCAGCCGCAGGCCGAGCGACTCAGGGAGGGGCACAGTCCGGGTCTTGCCGCGCCGCGGTGGCGGCAGCTGCAACCGCATGAGTGATGCCGCATCGGGGTGTGTGACTCTCCGTCATGTTGATCAGATGCGTGAAGTCTGGTGAGATCATCGGGTGCCTGTCCCGGAGGAACCGTCTCGCGCTGAGTTGATGGCGCTGTTGGGGCAGAAGGACGCGCTGATCGAGCGCCAAGCCGATCAGATCTCCACGCTGTTGGAGCAGGTGGAGGTGCTGTCCGCCAAGCTCGCGACGGTGGAACATCTGCTGTCGCGTAACAGCCGTAACTCCTCCTCGCCGCCGTCGCATGACGATGACCTGGGCAAGCCTGGGCCGCCGGAGCCGACACCGCCTCGACCGGACACGAGCAAGCGGTCCCGGGGTAAGCAGAAGGGCGCGCCAGGCGCGAATCTGGCCTGGTCGGATACCCCGAATCAGCGTAAGGACCGGTTCCCTCAAGGGCGGTGCGGGTGCGGGGCGGACCTGGCCGGGGTGGCCGATCTCGGGGTGGTGGACCGCTACCAGCAGCACGAGATCCCGCTGATCACTGTGACGGCCCAGTACGACCAGCACGCGGTGGTGTGTGGGTGCGGCAGCACGCACGTGGCCGACCGGCCCGAGGGGGCGCCCGCCGGGCAGAGCGCGACCGGCGTCGGATACGGGGCGAACCTGCGGGCCTGGGCGGTCTATCTGATGGTGGCGCACTTCATCCCGGCCCGCCGGGTAGCCGAGATCCTGGAGTCGATGACCGGCAGCGCGCCCTCGCTCGGGTTCGTCCACCAGATGCTGCGCCGTGCCGCGAGCGCGCGCTGGAGGCGGCCAATGCGCGGATCCGGATGCTGATCACGCTCGCGTACGCGATCTGCGTGGATGAGACCCAGCTGAAGATCGGCCCGGCCAAACCCCCGGCGGGCAAGACCCGCGCGGAGCGGTATCTGCTGGTGGCGTGCACCGAGTTGTACACCGCGTTCCTGCTCGGCGATCGCTCCCTGGACACCTTCAAGAAGTTCATCTTCGCCGACCTGGACGGGTCGATGATCGTACACGACCGGTACAAGGCGTATGACTCGACCGAGTTGATCGACCTCGGCGGCCGATTCGAGCACCAATTTTGCGCCGCGCACATCCTTCGTGACCTTCAAGGGGCGGCCGAGACCTACCCGGACGCGAACTGGCCCACCCAGATCGCCGACGCGCTGCGCGCCCTGATCCATCTGGCCAACACCGCCCGCGAGCAGGGCCGTGACCAGATCCCCCACCTCGCCCGCGAGGAACACCTGACCTGGCTGCGGCGCGGCGTCGCGGTCGGCCTGGCCGAGACCCTTCACCACGGCAACCGGCCCGGCGAACGCAAAGCCCGACTGCTGCTGGAGTTCCTGCGCGACCGGCGCGAGGAGATGCTGCGCTTCGCCGTCGATCTGAACGTTCCACCCACCTCCAACCAGGCCGAACGCGACCTGCGGCCAAGCAAGATCTGCCAGAACATCTCCGGACGGCTGGCCAGCGAGGACCGCGCCGCCGACCGATACGCCATCCTCGGCTACCTGTCCACCGTGGCCAAACACGGCCGCAACAAGATATCGATCTCAAGAACGCCCTGCTCGGCCGCCCCTGGATGCCCGTGCTGCCCGCCGCAGGCTGACACGGCGTCCCTGCACACCCGCACTCGACTACACACAGCGACCGCGGCCTGTCTAAACGATCACCTGCTGAATGTTTGCATGTGATGATCACTCTGTTTCACACGCACGTTCGAAAGGCTGGAGTGGACACATCACCAAGAAGGTCGAGCTTAACCACCCGAACACGCCGTCGCGCCGCCTTGGTCGCGGCTCTGACATTGCCCCTGTGGCTGATGAGCGCCCCTGCGATCGCCCAGGGCCACACGTCACCCCCCACCTCTCCGTTGCCGAGCATGGCGGATCTCGCCTCCGACAAGCTCGAACCTCCTTCCATGGGGGGCCATACCGTTGACAAGGTCCTGGAGGCGGCCAAAGAGAGGGCCAAGAAGTTGGGCAAGCGTGTCGAGGTTCCGTCACGCTTTAGCGAGAACATGAAGGTGTGGGCAAACGAAGACGGCAAGACGCTCCACGCCGAACTACGCACCTCGCCCATCCATCTTGAGGTTGAGAGCAAGGACGGCAAGAAGACCTGGAAAGCGATCGACACGACGATCGTCCAGCAGGCGGATGGCTCGTACTCGGCCAAGTTCGTCAAGACGCCGCTGAAGTTCGGCGGCGAGAACTCCAAGACCGTCGTCACCGCATCCGGGGCAGAGGGTAAGGCGGTCGTCGGTTGGGGGAAGAAGCTTCCGAAGCCGACGGTCGACGGCAACAAGATCATCTATCGTGATGCGGTCGCAGCCGGGGCGGACCTGGTCGTCACGGCTCTGCCTGACGGGTTCACCCAGGAAGTCGTGCTGCGCGAACGCCCCAAGGCTCCGCTCACTATCAACATGCCGGTGACGCCACCGAAAGGCATGACTTACGGCACCGCGGCTGACGGCAGCACACCGCAACTGAAGTCCGCCCAGGGTCCGGCGAAGAGTGCGCCGCTGACCGTCCAGGCCGTCGACGCGGTCGCAGCCGAGTCATTCGACGCCGGGCGGACCGCGAGAGTTCCGGTCGCCGTCCAGAAGACGGCGTTGGGCACCAGCCTCGTACTCAGGACAGACCAGACCTTCCTGTCGCGCGCCGACGTGACCTACCCGGTGACGCTGTCCATGAACGGCACCTATGTGGGCGCGGGACTGGCCGGAGACACCTTCGTCGCCAAGAATACCCCCTCGACCAACTACTCCAACGGCTACCTGCGGGTCGGCACCACCTCCACCAGCGCGGACATTGCCCGGGTCTACGCCAAGTTCACCGTCAACGGCACCGATCTGGACTACGCGACGATCCACAACGCCGACTACATGCTCTGGAACTACCGTTCCGGCGGCGCCGGCACGGCCGGCACCAACTGCGGGGAAATCGGGAGCGGCATTGTCACCCGCAGGGTGACCTCGCAGATGAACATCTCCACGATGACCTGGGGCAGCGGCCAGCCCAGTTACACCACGACCGGCCAGGTCGGCGTGAAATACGGCTACAGCGACACGGCGGGCTGTCCCGGGCCGGGCGAGCTGGTCTACTCGATCGAGAGCATCGTGCAGGAGTGGGCGAACGGCACGCCCGACGATGGCCTGGTGATGATGGCCCCCTCTGAGAGCGCCGTGCTCAACTGGCGGCAGTACCGGTCCCAGGAGACCGGCACGCACGACCGTGAAATGCCCGACCACGAGCCGATCCTGTTCGTCGAGTACGAGCCCGCACCGACGAAGACCGAGGGCATCTTCATGCCTTATCAGGATACGGAACCGACAGAACAGGAGATCGCTGCCTACACGTTCACCTCACAGACCATGCCGGAACCCCCGGCCGTAACGGACCAAGAGGCGTTAGGCCTCCGGGAGAACGCCACCGGGTACGCTCTTGAAGATTCCTCTGTGGGGTTCAATGTTCCGGACGACATGACCAGAGAAGAATGGCTCGAGTCGATCGAAGCGGTTCATCCACCGGTGATCACGGCGTTGGATGTCTCTCCGGCGAGCGTGGTGGATGGCGTGAAGGTGACGTCGTCCTTGACACCTGAGTTGCAGGTGTGGGCGCAGGATCCGGCCGGTGGCACGCTCCGCGTGGAGTATGAGATCGAGCACGACCCTGCCGCGCCTGCCCAAGGTAGCGGGCAGATCTGGTCCGGGGCGGTGGACGACGTCGCCTCTGGCCAGCCGGCGAAGGTGCCGGTCGAGGCGGGGAAGCTGAGCGACGGCTGGCAAACGCGCTGGCGTGCGCGCGCGGTCGCGGGCGGCAGCCATGCTTCGCCGTGGTCTGAGTGGCAGTCGCTGAAGGTGGACATACCCAAGCCAAGCTCGTCGGTGTCTGGCATGACCTTCGGGGATCACTCCGACAACGGGTACGTGCTGTTCACCGGCGCGGACGGCTCTCAGCTCACCTACACCCGGCAGGCGGACGGCACCTATAAGCGCGACTCCGACCCTACCGACGCTTCCAAAGTGGTCAAGGATTCACCCATCCAGTTCACCCACACCGCCGCTGATGGAGTCAAGACCGTCTTAACGGCCGTCAGCGTGCCTGCGACCGCTCCCGCACGCCTTTTCGCCGATACTGCCACTCCGGCGGTGGCGGCGGTTGATGAGTCCGCCTCGGTGGAGTTGGGGGTAGCGTTCACCGCCGACAAGCCCGGGCTCATCACGGGGGTTCGGTTCTACAAGGGGCCGGGGAACACCGGGACGCATATCGGAAACCTGTGGACCACCTCCGGGCAGAATCTGGCCACCGGGACCTTCACTGACGAGACCGAGTCAGGATGGCAGACGCTCACCTTCTCCGCACCGGTCCAGGTGGTTCCCGGTGTGACATATGTGGCGTCTTACTTCGCCCCCGCCGGGCACTACTCGTTCAGCGACAACTTCTTCAGCACGGCCACCGACAGCCCTCCGCTGCACGCCCCGGCCACCACGGAGACCTACGGCGGCAACGGCGTCTACGCCTACGGCACCTCCTCCCTGATGCCGTCCGGCAGTTATCACGGAGGCAATTACTGGGTGGATGTCGAGTTCGTTCCCAACCAGGGCCAACCTGATCCCGCCCTGTCGACGGTGAGCGCCACGCACCTGTTCGGCGCGGCGGCGACCCCGGGGACCGCGGCCTCCACCGACCTTGGCTCATTGGAGTTGGGGGTCAAGTTCACCGCCGACAAGCCCGGGTTCATCACGGGGGTTCGGTTCTACAAGGGGCCGGGAAACACCGGCGCGCACGTCGGGAACCTATGGACCGCCTCCGGACAGAATCTGGCGACCGGGACGTTCACGGGGGAGAGCGAATCTGGGTGGCAGACACTCACCTTCACTGCACCGGTTCAGGTGACTTCAGGTACGACATATGTGGTGTCCTACTTCGCCCCCGTCGGCCACTACGCGTTCGACGCCAACTATTTCGCCACGGCGACGAACAGCCCTCCGCTGCATGCCCCGGCCACCACAGGTGTGTACGGCGGCAACGGCGTCTACACCTACAGCGCAGCCTCCCAGTTCCCCACCAGTACCTACGGTGGCGGCAACTACTGGGTCGACGTGAACTTCGCCTCAAACTTGACGCGCTGGGTCATCAGCAGCATCCAGCCGGGAGACGAGCCGCTTGCTCAAACCGATGGACCCGTGATTCGTACTGACAAGAGTTTCAAACCGCAGACTTCTACGCTTCGGACCACTGCGGCTGTCGCCGCAGCGAAGAAGTTCCCGTACTATCACCTCGAACACGACGATTGCCGGGGGATGATCACCAGCAACCACACGAAAGAGATTGCATACTCGGGTTCCTTCAGCTTCTGTTATGAGTTGATGATCGGCGAAAACGTGAAGGAGCAGAACAGGCTGGGAGTGTGGGTCATCAAGGGGTCGTGGCGCGCTCGGATGACCATGGTTTTCCGCACTTACGTCGGCAAGGCCAAGGGCAACACGACGGCAAGAGACTCCGGAATTGCCGGACTTAATAGTCGCCAGATCACAGCCTCGATCAAAATGGACCGATTCAGTCCAGGGGGATCTCTCATCAGTGACTGGAGAACCCGGCACGCCCAGGTCGGCCTCGGATTGAGCGGCCAAGGTTGCCAGAGCAGTCACCCGAACGGGCGCGAGGACACAGCCGGGTCATGGCACGATGGGACCGGCTTTGGAATGACCATCAACGGGTACTGGGCCGGGATTCCGTACCAGGACCTGAGGAGCTTCTGTCGAGTGCTTCCATGGATCAAATACACCGACAACGTTGATCTAACCGAGAGCTTCCATCACCTGGACCCCGATAATTCACCACAGACTTTCCGCTGCGACAGTTCACCGAAGATCACAAGCTACACGGGCGGCTGTGTCGTTTGGTCGATGCGCCCGGTCTTCGTGCTCGACCAGAACGATTCTAAGGTAGACGAATCCGCCAGCCACATCCTCAAGGCGCTCTATGACAGCCAGAAAACCGTTCCGGTACCCAGTCCAGGAGTTTCGAAGACAGTGCCCGGGCTATTCAACCCAAGCAACAAGGGCTGCTCTGGCGTTCCCAAAGCTGCCTCCGGAGGACTACGGACAACGCCAAGGGTGGGTTGATCGACCAGAATCGTAACGTCGCCATCCCGACTTGCAGGAACCAGATCCGCCGGTACACCAGCCCTGATAGTTGCGACGAGTTCCCCTTCGCCTCCACCTACCAAGGTGCGAGCCGAGCGGGTATCAGCTACTCGGTGGACCTTATAGACGTGAAGGACAACTGCACGTCGGGTTCCCGGTTGGGCGCTTGGTATCAGCGAAATCGGATTCTCGACGATGACCCATTCTGGGTCGATGTGATTCGAAAGCGCGAAACAGTCCCAGCCAGCGGTGCTCCTGGGCTAATTGCAAGCGATCCCACGCCCGAGGAGATTCTCGACTACGACGGCTGCACGGTCGACGGCGTTAGTTAGGGCTCCGTACGGTAGTCGGATGAGGCGCGGGGCGGGTCCTACCTGCCACGCGCTTTGTCAGATACTTCCAATTGCCACTCCAGAGGAAGAATGAGGAAAACCGGATGAGCAAAATCTTTTCTGCTTATGACGGAATCATCCGCCAGGTCTTTGATGAACCGGTTTGCGTTACCTGGTTCCAAGGGGCGAAGACAGAGGATATAGTCCGCCGATTCGGTGGCGATCCCGAGAAATTCTCGGAGGCAACCTTCGTGGACGTCCACGCAGCGAGCCAGGAACGAGATCCAGAAGGGACTTACGACACTGTGATCCTCGTGGCCCAAAAGGGAGAGTGGACGGTCGTTGTCGAGCCAGCCAGCTTCCGCGGCGCAGATTCTGCACTTATGCGGGATCTGTCGAGATCTGGACGGGCTCTCGCACTGTACTGGACGGTAAACCATGACGCGGGGATGCGCTTTGCCGCGAATGGGAGTGTAGTCTCGTCATTCGACCCTCTGGAGGGTCCAGACCCCCAGGCGCTTGAGTGGCTACGCCGTGTGACCGTGACGGCTGAGGAATGGCGTGAGGATTGGATGGCCGCTGCCTTCGCGGTCGGCGAGGAACTGTGTGGTATTCGCATCGATCAGGATTGGCTTCAGCAACCCCACTGGGCTGTCACAGTTAGTGCCCTTCCAATTCGCTCCGTCCGGTCCGAGCTGATTCTGCGCGAGGACATGTGGGCGCTGGTAAATAGGGAGCCACGGCTCGCCGCTTTGGTCACCGAGCCGACTGCGGACAAGTATGGGGAGATCTCCTTGATTATGGCGGAGATGGCAGTGCGAACCGCTGGAGTGGAAGGTCATTTGATAGATGAAGCGTTGCGTTTGATCGTCAGCAATGATAGGGGTGCGGAGGCCCAGCGGCTTCGCGCGGAGCTGGACACGTTGGCAACATCTTTCTGGAAGCAGGCAAGCGCTGCCATGCAGGCGGGCGAGGCAGCGCTTGCGCCGAGCCATGCCTCTGCATCCGGACGATTGATGATCAAGCACTATGCCGTCCAAGCTCTCGGGGGCGCCCTTGATTCTGATCCCTATCAGGCAGTGATGGAGGCCATCAAGAAAGGGGGAATGACCCAACTGGGCGACGAAAACGAGGATTTCCTTCGGATGGAGACGCTCAATGCCATCAGATACTTCATCAATCATGGCGAAAACGCCCTCTAAAAGTTCAGGGCTCCGGCGTAGTTGCGGTTTGCAGATGATGGTGCGCCACGAACGCCACCGCCCTTAACCCGGATCTTTCACGATCTTGAACGTGAGCCGCCTGGACGGTAGTTGATCTTCATGTCTGGGTTTGAGGCGTGCCAAAAGCCCGGTGGTCGCCGGGTGTGGCCCTTGGTCTCCCCCTGGCGGGCCGGTGGGCGGGGCCTTTCTGCTCGTCGGGACGGGTGGAGCGGGGGTCAGGTCGGGGTGGCCAGGGCTCGGATCTTCTGCCAGGCCGTGATCAGGTCGATGACATGCGGGTGGTCGGTGCAGAGCCGGATGAGGCGTTTCCGGGCTCGCGTGACGAGCCGGGCCGGGGCCTGAAAGAGGAAGCGGCGCAAGGTGGTGGGGGCGGCCGTGGCGAGCGTCGGATGGTGGTCGAGGACGAGCAGGCGTAACCAGGCCAGCAGGTAAGCGGCGAGGGCGACCGCGTGGCACCAGGCCTGGTTGGCGGCTATCGCGTAGAACGGGAGCCGCCGCAGCCCGAGGTTCTTCCCGTCCTTGATCACCGATTCGACGTCGGCGTGGTCGCGGTGGAAGGCGTCCTGGCGGGGGTGGTGGTGGCCAGGCAGGTCATGCGCCGTGGCCTGGAACCGTTGCCCGCGCTGTTTTTCCAGGTCGCTGGCGTTCTTGCGGTGTTTGGGGTGCAAGGGTTCGAGGCGGGCCGCCACGCGCATCTCGTCGGGCCAGCCGTCGGCCAGGTCCAGCAGGCCGGTCAGGTCGGCGACGTAGGCGCGGTCGCGGACCTTGTCTTCTGGCGTGATCGCGCACGACCACGCGTTCTGCGGGACTTCCGCGATGGCGTCACGGATCGGCTGGGTGACGTCGAAGCCGACGCTGTAGTGCCAGGTGTAGCCGTCTTGCGCAGCGGTGGTCTTGATCCACTTCAGGAGGTCCTTAGTGGCGCCCGCGCCGTCGCAGCGGAAGATGATGCGCCTGCGGTAGCGGGCCGGGAGTTGGGCGATCGCCTCGGTTAAGACGGTGATGTGGTCGTCGGCGGTGTTGTCGGGTAGCCGGAGCGCGTTACCGCGCCCCGGCCCCCTCAGAACCGGACGTGCCCCTTACGAGGCATCCGGCTCAAGCAGGCCCTGAGGTTGTTCAGGTCGGTGCAGGTGCCGGGCCCGTGGCGCGGATTGCCTGGCGGCGTTTCACGCAGTGGGCGTGCATGAGGCAGCGTGCTGTTTCGTCCGACGGGCCGTCGGAAGCGGTGACCGCTTTGCGGCGGATCGCCTTGCGCAGCGTGAGGAGCCACTGTTCCCATTCGGCGGGGCTTTGGGGCTCCCGTATCGCGTGGAACAGCAGATCGCCGCAGCCGGGGCAGCGTCCGTTCTGGGCTCGCAGAAGCTTGCCGAAGAACGGGCCCAGCGGCGGCGTGCCACGTCGTCTCCGAGCGGCCCAGTAGCCGGTCAGGGCCGGATCGTCCGGAGACGCTCCGCCTTTGACCAGCCGGTGCCGGACGATGGGTGTCCAGGAGAACTTGACCAGGTAGCGGCCGCTGTCGCGGTCGCCGAACACCCACTGGTCCCGCCTGGAGGGGTGGAACGCATCGAAGTACCGGGCCTTGGCCCAGCGCTTGGACTTGTTCGGATGCGCCCGCAGCGCCCACCGGTAGGTGAGCCTCCACACGTAGTGGTCGAGCGAGGAGAAGATCTCCTTGGAGACCACAGTGCGGTAGTAGGCGGCCCACCCTCGGATGATCGGGTTGAGCTTGTTGATCACCGCCTGGGCGTTGCCCCCGTGCAGGGCCTTGACCTCGGCGGCGAGCCTGCTGCGGATGCGCAGCACGGCGGCCTTGCTCGG is a window of Microbispora sp. NBC_01189 DNA encoding:
- a CDS encoding DUF4082 domain-containing protein, translated to MADLASDKLEPPSMGGHTVDKVLEAAKERAKKLGKRVEVPSRFSENMKVWANEDGKTLHAELRTSPIHLEVESKDGKKTWKAIDTTIVQQADGSYSAKFVKTPLKFGGENSKTVVTASGAEGKAVVGWGKKLPKPTVDGNKIIYRDAVAAGADLVVTALPDGFTQEVVLRERPKAPLTINMPVTPPKGMTYGTAADGSTPQLKSAQGPAKSAPLTVQAVDAVAAESFDAGRTARVPVAVQKTALGTSLVLRTDQTFLSRADVTYPVTLSMNGTYVGAGLAGDTFVAKNTPSTNYSNGYLRVGTTSTSADIARVYAKFTVNGTDLDYATIHNADYMLWNYRSGGAGTAGTNCGEIGSGIVTRRVTSQMNISTMTWGSGQPSYTTTGQVGVKYGYSDTAGCPGPGELVYSIESIVQEWANGTPDDGLVMMAPSESAVLNWRQYRSQETGTHDREMPDHEPILFVEYEPAPTKTEGIFMPYQDTEPTEQEIAAYTFTSQTMPEPPAVTDQEALGLRENATGYALEDSSVGFNVPDDMTREEWLESIEAVHPPVITALDVSPASVVDGVKVTSSLTPELQVWAQDPAGGTLRVEYEIEHDPAAPAQGSGQIWSGAVDDVASGQPAKVPVEAGKLSDGWQTRWRARAVAGGSHASPWSEWQSLKVDIPKPSSSVSGMTFGDHSDNGYVLFTGADGSQLTYTRQADGTYKRDSDPTDASKVVKDSPIQFTHTAADGVKTVLTAVSVPATAPARLFADTATPAVAAVDESASVELGVAFTADKPGLITGVRFYKGPGNTGTHIGNLWTTSGQNLATGTFTDETESGWQTLTFSAPVQVVPGVTYVASYFAPAGHYSFSDNFFSTATDSPPLHAPATTETYGGNGVYAYGTSSLMPSGSYHGGNYWVDVEFVPNQGQPDPALSTVSATHLFGAAATPGTAASTDLGSLELGVKFTADKPGFITGVRFYKGPGNTGAHVGNLWTASGQNLATGTFTGESESGWQTLTFTAPVQVTSGTTYVVSYFAPVGHYAFDANYFATATNSPPLHAPATTGVYGGNGVYTYSAASQFPTSTYGGGNYWVDVNFASNLTRWVISSIQPGDEPLAQTDGPVIRTDKSFKPQTSTLRTTAAVAAAKKFPYYHLEHDDCRGMITSNHTKEIAYSGSFSFCYELMIGENVKEQNRLGVWVIKGSWRARMTMVFRTYVGKAKGNTTARDSGIAGLNSRQITASIKMDRFSPGGSLISDWRTRHAQVGLGLSGQGCQSSHPNGREDTAGSWHDGTGFGMTINGYWAGIPYQDLRSFCRVLPWIKYTDNVDLTESFHHLDPDNSPQTFRCDSSPKITSYTGGCVVWSMRPVFVLDQNDSKVDESASHILKALYDSQKTVPVPSPGVSKTVPGLFNPSNKGCSGVPKAASGGLRTTPRVG
- a CDS encoding NucA/NucB deoxyribonuclease domain-containing protein is translated as MIDQNRNVAIPTCRNQIRRYTSPDSCDEFPFASTYQGASRAGISYSVDLIDVKDNCTSGSRLGAWYQRNRILDDDPFWVDVIRKRETVPASGAPGLIASDPTPEEILDYDGCTVDGVS
- a CDS encoding IS66 family transposase; this encodes MLITLAYAICVDETQLKIGPAKPPAGKTRAERYLLVACTELYTAFLLGDRSLDTFKKFIFADLDGSMIVHDRYKAYDSTELIDLGGRFEHQFCAAHILRDLQGAAETYPDANWPTQIADALRALIHLANTAREQGRDQIPHLAREEHLTWLRRGVAVGLAETLHHGNRPGERKARLLLEFLRDRREEMLRFAVDLNVPPTSNQAERDLRPSKICQNISGRLASEDRAADRYAILGYLSTVAKHGRNKISISRTPCSAAPGCPCCPPQADTASLHTRTRLHTATAACLNDHLLNVCM
- a CDS encoding aminopeptidase P family protein produces the protein MTGRQLNTGSHDLPIPAALDEFMRGGWAAAGETAPAPLPVAAYAAKRRARLAERLPGERLVVPSGTLLARSNDDDHRFRAHSAFAYLTGAQEPDEVLVVEPSGEARLFLRPRPSRAGSQEFYRDRRYGEFWVGRRPGLAEAEAAYQIECAPIDDLPSALRGPARVLRGVDASVDALVSPADGDAELAAVLAELRLVKDEWEIAELQQAVDATVRGFEDVVRALPAAVAHPRGERYVEGVFGLRSRLEGNAVGYQSIVASGAHACVLHWIRNDGRLDPAEMLLLDAGVEGDNLYTADVTRTLPLSGRFGPVQRQVYDLVYEAQTAAIAELRPGARFRDFHETAMRVISDGLVEWGLLTRAQAGAGLHRRYTLCSSGHMLGLDVHDCARARAESYLDGVLEEGQVLTVEPGLYLQPDDLTLPPELRGIGVRIEDDLVITSDGARLMSAALPRRADEIEDWMSALAG
- a CDS encoding DUF6461 domain-containing protein; the protein is MSKIFSAYDGIIRQVFDEPVCVTWFQGAKTEDIVRRFGGDPEKFSEATFVDVHAASQERDPEGTYDTVILVAQKGEWTVVVEPASFRGADSALMRDLSRSGRALALYWTVNHDAGMRFAANGSVVSSFDPLEGPDPQALEWLRRVTVTAEEWREDWMAAAFAVGEELCGIRIDQDWLQQPHWAVTVSALPIRSVRSELILREDMWALVNREPRLAALVTEPTADKYGEISLIMAEMAVRTAGVEGHLIDEALRLIVSNDRGAEAQRLRAELDTLATSFWKQASAAMQAGEAALAPSHASASGRLMIKHYAVQALGGALDSDPYQAVMEAIKKGGMTQLGDENEDFLRMETLNAIRYFINHGENAL
- a CDS encoding CBS domain-containing protein — encoded protein: MLIGTILQSKGTGVATVPPDATVSELLARLAELNIGAVVVSEDGLSIDGIVSERDVVRRLHEHGAALLGRPVSSIMTAEVRTCGPDANVDDLRRTMTNHRIRHVPVVRDGRLAGIVSIGDVVKTSIQELESEREALVGYING
- a CDS encoding DUF6444 domain-containing protein — its product is MALLGQKDALIERQADQISTLLEQVEVLSAKLATVEHLLSRNSRNSSSPPSHDDDLGKPGPPEPTPPRPDTSKRSRGKQKGAPGANLAWSDTPNQRKDRFPQGRCGCGADLAGVADLGVVDRYQQHEIPLITVTAQYDQHAVVCGCGSTHVADRPEGAPAGQSATGVGYGANLRAWAVYLMVAHFIPARRVAEILESMTGSAPSLGFVHQMLRRAASARWRRPMRGSGC
- a CDS encoding Smr/MutS family protein; translation: MKLKLDLHDIYNKGGEIDRALHGIIQEAIRKKATQVEIIPGKGSGQLKKKVLRFLEKKEIKAVYHRIDKDAKNHGRLFVYFQWK